From Chryseobacterium shandongense, the proteins below share one genomic window:
- the rplS gene encoding 50S ribosomal protein L19, translating to MDLLKYVQDKYITKKEFPEFKAGDTITVYYEIKEGQKTRTQFFKGTVIQLRGTGSTKTFTIRKMSGDVGVERVFPINMPALQKIEVDRRGKVRRSRIYYFRDLRGKKARIKDAAYKKK from the coding sequence ATGGATTTATTAAAGTACGTACAAGACAAGTACATTACAAAAAAAGAATTCCCTGAATTCAAAGCGGGTGATACAATCACTGTTTATTACGAAATTAAAGAAGGTCAAAAAACAAGAACTCAGTTCTTTAAAGGAACTGTTATCCAATTAAGAGGTACTGGTTCTACAAAGACTTTCACCATCAGAAAAATGTCTGGTGATGTTGGGGTGGAAAGAGTATTCCCTATCAACATGCCTGCTCTTCAAAAAATTGAAGTTGACAGAAGAGGTAAAGTTAGAAGATCAAGAATCTACTACTTTAGAGACCTTAGAGGTAAAAAAGCGAGAATTAAAGACGCTGCTTACAAGAAGAAATAA